In a single window of the Branchiostoma floridae strain S238N-H82 chromosome 2, Bfl_VNyyK, whole genome shotgun sequence genome:
- the LOC118409274 gene encoding DNA repair and recombination protein RAD52-like, protein MNEQERLGLHHAKQTYFGNMMFTQEEHSAIQAALRQRLGREFISQRPGPGNQKLTYIEGHKAVALANEVFGYDGWSVSVLVNTIDFVDERAGRYTVGAHSIVRVMLKNGASQEDVGYGAAENVRSKTAAVEKARKEAVTDGMKRALRRFGNALGNCLSDKEYLNAAMKTTKPAKTTYNENDLKHETVDQDISNARKASLPSPTQGLPFPTPQGRPLPQAYSTPVHTAMPPPWEGNGTILSEASDSRSRQIRRNPANSRSASCGACIVPSMGAGPVTSTVANTSTGASTSSGPSSVPNTSKGLISNSDPSKDVIPTTSRGPKTNPNISAASSTNTVPKSKTSIGPQKGIGPNTSMGPNTSNGPDTSRGPGTSKGPNTSRGANTSMGSDTSIRPSTSGGSDVIPTSGHGHKKGVSPGKKRRASPRRAAQIDKTSLDDSDEAARLRKYRQWQKQQEFRQQLARRHLKQDDLPRATTSPQGADGASAGTSGNGVELEGFEEGMDDSLLANVAENEFWSEDENGADVTPTGVMTRSRTPRKHGGQGGSATLQLRQEVQGQRQPVVSRECQQGWSAQNRQPTVKKRRIDSS, encoded by the exons ATGAACGAGCAGGAAAGGCTAGGCCTGCACCATGCCAAGCAGACGTACTTTGGAAACATGATGTTCACTCAGGAGGAGCACAGCGCCATCCAGGCGGCGCTACGCCAGAGGCTCGGCCGAGAGTTCATCAGCCAGCGACCGGGGCCGGGCAACCAGAAACTCACCTACATCGAGGGCCACAAGGCTGTCGCGCTCGCCAACGAGGTGTTCGGATACGACGGTTGGTCCGTCTCCGTTCTGGTGAACACCATTGACTTTGTGGACGAGCGAGCGGGCAG GTACACTGTTGGAGCGCACAGCATCGTACGCGTAATGCTGAAGAACGGAGCTTCCCAGGAGGATGTCGGATACGGCGCCGCGGAGAATGTACGCTCAAAAACTGCAGCCGTGGAAAAAGCCCGTAAGGAAGCGGTCACGGATGGTATGAAACGGGCGCTGAGGAGGTTTGGAAACGCCTTAGGAAACTGCCTGTCCGACAAGGAGTACCTCAACGCCGCGATGAAGACGACAAAACCTGCCAAGACGACGTACAACGAAAACGACTTGAAGCATGAAACAGTCGATCAAGATATCTCAAACGCTCGGAAGGCCAGCCTGCCTTCCCCCACCCAGGGGCTGCCCTTCCCCACCCCCCAGGGCAGGCCCCTCCCCCAGGCCTACTCCACACCGGTACACACAGCAATGCCTCCCCCGTGGGAGGGTAATGGTACGATCCTATCTGAGGCATCTGACAGTCGCTCCAGGCAGATCCGTAGAAACCCAGCAAATAGCCGCAGTGCAAGCTGTGGTGCCTGCATTGTCCCTTCCATGGGTGCTGGGCCAGTAACAAGTACTGTTGCAAACACAAGCACTGGTGCCTCAACAAGTTCGGGGCCAAGCTCTGTCCCAAACACGAGCAAAGGACTAATctccaacagtgacccaagtaAAGATGTTATTCCAACCACCAGTAGAGGCCCCAAAACCAACCCAAACATCAGTGCTGCGTCAAGCACTAACACTGtccctaaaagtaaaacaagcATTGGCCCCCAAAAAGGAATTGGCCCTAATACAAGCATGGGTCCAAACACGAGCAATGGCCCAGATACAAGCAGGGGCCCTGGTACAAGCAAGGGCCCAAACACAAGCAGGGGCGCAAACACAAGCATGGGCTCCGATACAAGTATTCGGCCGAGCACCAGCGGAGGTTCGGACGTAATCCCGACCTCGGGTCATGGCCACAAGAAGGGCGTCAGCCCGGGCAAGAAAAGGCGTGCCAGCCCCCGACGTGCGGCCCAAATCGACAAGACCTCCCTGGACGACTCGGACGAAGCGGCGCGGCTGAGGAAATATCGCCAGTGGCAGAAGCAGCAGGAGTTCCGCCAACAGCTGGCCAGGAGACATCTCAAGCAGGACGACTTACCACGGGCCACGACGTCCCCGCAGGGGGCTGATGGGGCATCGGCGGGGACATCTGGGAACGGGGTTGAACTGGAAGGGTTTGAGGAAGGCATGGACGACAGTCTGTTGGCAAATGTCGCCGAGAACGAGTTCTGGAGCGAGGACGAAAATGGAGCGGATGTCACTCCCACAGGTGTGATGACGCGAAGTCGTACCCCAAGGAAACATGGAGGGCAGGGAGGAAGCGCCACCTTGCAGCTTAGACAAGAAGTACAGGGACAGAGGCAACCTGTGGTGAGCAGGGAGTGTCAGCAGGGGTGGAGTGCACAGAACAGACAG CCCACAGTGAAGAAAAGACGAATAGACAGCAGCTGA
- the LOC118409276 gene encoding adenosine deaminase-like protein, with translation MDEALGLAEFCRQLPKVELHAHLSGSVSETTIQKLQVKKGVGHDHAHQGDIAIGKGETRHLEEPFRIFKIIQDLSDTEEAIFTMTEDVISEFAADGVRYLELRSTPRHVPHTGMTPSTYVESILSAIQTCKDREDVVVRLLLAIDRRQSVETATTTVRLAQEYVLRSDGVVVGIDLSGNPAVGDGRDFIPVLKEAQNSGLKLALHIAEISQQATSPETAALLSLPPDRVGHGTFIHHNQDLADMVVDKNIPFEICLTSNVKAQTVASYSDHHFQHWYSKKHPCVLCTDDKGVFCTTLSEEYRHAAETFQLTRPDLWDLSYHSIDHTFGGEDLKQQLRDKWNTEKEKLFQTT, from the exons ATGGACGAGGCTTTGGGACTTGCCGAATTCTGTCGACAACTTCCGAAAGTG GAGCTCCATGCCCACCTGAGCGGCTCAGTCAGCGAGACAACCATACAGAAGCTACAGGTGAAGAAGGGCGTCGGCCATGACCACGCCCATCAGGGGGACATTGCCATCGGGAAGGGCGAGACCAGACATCTTGAGGA GCCTTTCAGAATCTTTAAGATCATCCAAGATCTGTCTGACACCGAGGAGGCAATCTTCACG aTGACTGAGGATGTGATATCAGAATTTGCTGCTGATGGAGTCAGATATCTGGAACTCAGGAGTACACCAAGACACGTGCCTCACACAG GCATGACCCCCAGCACATACGTGGAGTCCATCCTGTCTGCCATACAGACCTGTAAGGACAGGGAGGATGTGGTCGTCAG actGCTGCTAGCAATCGACCGTCGGCAGTCCGTGGAGACGGCCACGACCACTGTCCGACTGGCGCAGGAGTACGTGCTGAGGTCAGATGGGGTCGTGGTGGGCATCGACCTCAGCGGTAACCCTGCG GTGGGGGATGGGAGGGATTTCATCCCTGTTCTAAAAGAGGCTCAGAACTCTGGACTCAAATTAGCTCTTCACATCGCAGAG ATCTCCCAGCAGGCCACATCCCCAGAGACTGCTGCGCTGCTGTCCCTCCCCCCGGACAGGGTCGGACATGGAACCTTCATACACCACAACCAGGACCTCGCAGATATGGTGGTCGACAAGAACATACCTTTTG AAATCTGCCTAACGTCCAACGTGAAGGCACAGACTGTGGCATCATATAGTGATCACCACTTCCAACACTGGTACAGCAAGAAGCATCCATGTGTTTTATGT ACAGATGACAAGGGAGTTTTCTGCACCACGTTATCGGAGGAGTACCGCCACGCTGCGGAGACGTTCCAGCTGACCCGACCCGACCTCTGGGACCTGTCGTACCACAGTATAGACCACACGTTTGGAGGGGAGGATCTGAAACAGCAACTCAGGGACAAGTGGAACACTGAGAAGGAGAAACTGTTCCAGACTACATGA
- the LOC118410651 gene encoding V-set and immunoglobulin domain-containing protein 10-like codes for MIEPAIMITTEDVAAQIFEEAGKSVTLPCDYSFSGARYTIDWHRGAERLLNFFSEDSNPTFDSTDLSGRLSLQDGKNLVISNLQGTDDGRYYCGVSEIGGNPPGDGSDKNLVVTVSPSVTLLSSVQSTAATGSDVTLTCSVDSKPAANITWVGPNGDLGTGTSVVLNNVQPANDTGTYTCTATNSFSASKSASGSVVLIFQVMVTTATTPAREVDCFGSGTVAGAAVGCLAAGVLLGSAAVFILLRLRTADSKKNPTGDGISDDRQYENVRQGRVTSSLMETGNDEYEVPMETFHPPPQSSGDYQELRPAVYQSLQKN; via the exons ATGATTGAGCCAGCCATCATgatcactacagaggatg TAGCGGCCCAGATCTTTGAAGAAGCAGGCAAAAGTGTCACCCTGCCCTGTGACTACAGTTTCTCTGGGGCTCGCTACACAATAGACTGGCATAGAGGCGCAGAACGTCTCCTGAACTTCTTCTCTGAAGACTCCAACCCAACATTTGACAGTACAGATCTGTCAGGCCGCCTGAGTCTACAGGATGGTAAAAACCTGGTCATCAGTAATCTGCAGGGAACTGATGATGGCAGGTACTACTGTGGTGTGTCTGAGATTGGAGGGAACCCTCCTGGAGATGGATCGGATAAGAACTTGGTTGTGACAG tGAGCCCCAGTGTGACCCTATTATCATCAGTACAGTCCACGGCCGCTACAGGAAGTGACGTTACTCTGACCTGTAGTGTGGACAGTAAACCTGCTGCCAACATCACCTGGGTTGGACCAAACGGGGATCTCGGGACAGGAACCAGCGTGGTGCTGAACAACGTCCAGCCAGCAAACGACACAGGAACCTACACGTGCACAGCTACTAACAGCTTTAGTGCCAGCAAGTCAGCTAGTGGTTCAGTTGTGCTGATTTTTCAAG TTATGGTCACCACAGCAACGACACCTGCAAGAGAAG TTGATTGCTTCGGATCCGGAACAGTGGCAGGAGCAGCCGTGGGCTGCCTTGCTGCTGGGGTGCTGCTAGGGAGCGCTGCAGTCTTCATACTTCTTCGTTTACGAACGGCAGACAGTAAAAAGAACCCCACAG GAGACGGCATCTCAGATGACCGACAGTATGAAAATGTAAGGCAAGGCAGGGTAACTTCAAGCCTTATGGAAACCGGAAACGACGAGTACGAAGTTCCCATGGAAACCTTCCACCCGCCACCCCAGTCTAGCGGTGACTACCAGGAGCTGAGGCCTGCAGTTTATCAGAGTCTGCAGAAGAATTAG